The nucleotide window aatgaataaacacaaaacattcaacacacatctaatcatacaaacataaaataagtctgtgtagaagtcactatcccagtgacctaattttggtagaataagtgtgttcatatttttattttttgtgttcgtatttatgcataatttgaaaacatcttaatgatttcatgtgaggggctatgcctggggatctaaaaaatttagttattgttaatatagaattaaaatctgagtttattgatgcctaaatatagagactgtctgaaataaatatataaatttaagtataataataataatagtcttaATTATCCCTGAGgtaatttgtcttacaatttttgcattaaaaaaattaatacattatGACTAATGTACAAAATTAACATTCATACTAGTTTTACTGTTGACTGTagtctgtataaaaaaaaaaataatatagactgtattattgatttattaataattaatatagataAGACTTAGAGTACTATGCAGGTCTCAAACAAATTAAGCCAGCTGGCAGCCATTTTCACGTTTGAATGTTTATTGATCCATTATGAATTCATCCTTTAGTCTATAAAATAGATttgatttaatgtatcactaggcatatttaaaatcaaatatgatatTCAAGAGGTATTGGGTAGGTATTGCCAAGCCTGTAGCTAGCCACgcaagaaattaaaaatgcttttgttGTGAGAATCCTTTAGAAGGGGAGGGAGTGATGGAGGAGTGATAGATGGTCTCATACTCTTTCCCACACTTCACACTTCTAGCAAAGAAGAAGTTTCTTTGCAGCTTTATATtcatgaattttaaaattaattttgtttcttttttttccagacAAAGAGATTTATTCTCACTTACAATGGATGTTACAAACGTAGGTCATGTCAGATCAGCAACATCATCCACTCAGGTGGTAAGAATAGTCCATATTTCAGATACACATCTTGGGCATAATGCCTTGACACCACCAAGACCTCTTAGTGGCAACATATCCATTCGAAGAAGCATCAGCAGCGATTCCCCCAATCAGATCATAAATGAGAAAGGGGTGAATGCCTTTGAAAAAAGGTCAAGCTCTTGCAAAGATTCACACGAGAACTCCTTTCATAAAGGAGGTGTTTTCCTGAGCAGCCTCTCTGGGTCGTACTCCACAAGTGCTAATGAAATTCCAAGTGGGGACATTCTTATTCATTCAGGGGATTTCTATTCTAACCATTCTGGCGTTTTTTCCCGATCTGATAATTTTGAGGAGATTGTGCAGATGATGAATGACTTCTTTGACAGATTTCCACACAAAATTAAGCTCTTCGTTGCTGGTAACCATGAAACGGCCTTAGAGCACAAGAAACTTCATACGATTCAGGAGAGGCTGATATCTGCAACATATCTTTGTAACACATCGTTTACTTATAAGGGCATCAATTTCTATGGAGCTCCGTATTCTCCCTTTAGGCTCATGACCAATGCCAGAGGTTTTATTTGTAACTCTCGAAAAATAGCAGCACACTGGCGGGAGATACCATCAAAAACAGATGTCTTGATTACGCACGCTCCTCCATATGGAATACTTGATCTGGCCACAGATTGGTCAACTCGAAAAATTCCTAAATTATCTAAAGCTTTTCATAGAGTCATTCTAGCAAGTACCTGTGAAACCTGCGGCTTAGAGCATCCAGGAAGAAGTCACTGGGGATGTCCACATTTGAGAGATGAAGTTCTTATTCGAATTaagtaagtttttaaaatttatttatggtcttttatttcttttggcaCCTAATATAGTGTGAATCATATCTTTTGTTTCTTAATCTAACATAAATCTTtgctttattacaatattttatatatatatattaagagtTGTTTATTCTTAAAtgtaaattatgtttaaaaaaatgaaattctagTTAAAGAGCTTAAAATAGATCAGAGCTAATTTCCTGTTTTTATATTCTTCTTAACTAGCTTAGCATTTCAGTCCGAGTTGAACCTAAGTACAaattgagattttttaaaattatttcttatattagtggctgagtggtaaagcacttggcttctgaattgaggtcctgggtttgaatcctggtgtgAAGAGTGtgatttttaacttcgggatctttgggcacctctgagttcacccaggtctaatgggtacatgacattaattggggaaaagtaaagtggttgatcgttttgctggccatagaaacagatgacctttacatcatctgccatatagatcacTAAGtctcaaaggggaactttactttttttcctttttttttttaatcccttaTGTTTCCAATCATGagtattttaatttattcaaaatgaaaatagttgacaaatatcttaaatttaatgtaatttttatggtgcgcatattttattttacttatagcTCTAAATTTAaccaaataattttttgtttccagACCTCAACTTCATTTGTTTGGTCATGTTCATGACGGAAACGGCATCATGACAAAGAAAGGAATTA belongs to Biomphalaria glabrata chromosome 12, xgBioGlab47.1, whole genome shotgun sequence and includes:
- the LOC106056905 gene encoding UPF0046 protein K07C11.7-like gives rise to the protein MDVTNVGHVRSATSSTQVVRIVHISDTHLGHNALTPPRPLSGNISIRRSISSDSPNQIINEKGVNAFEKRSSSCKDSHENSFHKGGVFLSSLSGSYSTSANEIPSGDILIHSGDFYSNHSGVFSRSDNFEEIVQMMNDFFDRFPHKIKLFVAGNHETALEHKKLHTIQERLISATYLCNTSFTYKGINFYGAPYSPFRLMTNARGFICNSRKIAAHWREIPSKTDVLITHAPPYGILDLATDWSTRKIPKLSKAFHRVILASTCETCGLEHPGRSHWGCPHLRDEVLIRIKPQLHLFGHVHDGNGIMTKKGITFANSSYAIFKRPHIFDFFTNT